A part of Myxococcales bacterium genomic DNA contains:
- a CDS encoding DUF4838 domain-containing protein has product MKRAVYRAVSLAGLAGAMTALALAACAQPSPMSPGLASLPDASPNAREAGAASADASPPLNVRATDTVGAPGANDLVLVADGVTSTVVVVSPQAGPREKAAATELVVMIERMSGARLKLADTTPSVSAALAGNDPLVVVGEEALRALPALGARLTAAAKKSPRLGADAIALRRVGQRLYVAGNNDPSHAYAVAYLLREWGCRWFMPTAFGESIPEQRTLKVGALDYAYGSPFEVRRFWIAWNGSTAGADDFSRRNFFGERRVSGGHTLEKYLKDVVPPERTALNGPIAGEFPANYVAAQVAPLFAKGQDFSLGMDDGTYDLYQRRDLELRANVRDKYALSYSVTDNFLDFYNRVSEQLLRKYPTSPSRIGFLAYSNATIPPQRDVVAAKPLFVSLAPIDIDPVHALDDPRAPARQEYRDMLRRWVKVMDGRVTIYDYDQSMIVWRDVPNPSIQAFRRDAKTLAREGALGVDTESRSAIATTFFNLYLRGQLLWNPEADVDELLRDFYARFYGPAASAMSQYWGEILGAWERSIVTEHHHFAIPALYPRPLIARLRRHLEAAEAALRGAEKTGRDAPQYAERLRFTRLGFEVLDGYTSMVASVATDADYVAGVAAGARGLAARQALAQMNPTFVNTKMGESTAAWWTGEVEQYRAVLARLDGTRGTLVQKLPVEWAFHRDPHDTGVMRGYAYEPIDLAYWTAHAASQTPETRKDYPTTEWEQLRTDLYAQAQGVLHPDWQSYTGYLWYRTELTLTAEQAKGPIRALFPGIFNEGWLYVNGGLVGYRLLPGRWWTTDFRFEWEVDVSAALKPGVNTIAVRLYNPHHFGGIFRRPVLYRPR; this is encoded by the coding sequence ATGAAGCGAGCTGTCTATCGGGCTGTCTCCCTCGCTGGGCTGGCGGGCGCCATGACCGCGCTCGCCCTCGCGGCCTGCGCCCAGCCCTCGCCGATGTCGCCCGGGCTCGCGAGCCTCCCGGACGCGTCCCCGAACGCCCGCGAGGCCGGCGCGGCGTCGGCGGACGCGAGCCCTCCGCTGAACGTGCGCGCGACCGACACGGTGGGCGCCCCGGGCGCGAACGACCTCGTGCTGGTGGCCGACGGGGTCACGTCCACCGTCGTCGTCGTGTCGCCCCAGGCCGGCCCGCGCGAGAAGGCCGCGGCGACCGAGCTCGTCGTCATGATCGAGCGCATGAGCGGCGCGCGGCTGAAGCTCGCCGACACGACCCCCTCCGTCTCGGCGGCGCTCGCCGGCAACGACCCCCTCGTGGTCGTGGGCGAGGAGGCGCTGCGCGCGCTGCCCGCGTTGGGCGCGAGGCTCACGGCGGCCGCGAAGAAGAGCCCACGGCTGGGGGCGGACGCCATCGCGCTCCGCCGCGTGGGCCAGCGGCTCTACGTCGCCGGGAACAACGACCCGTCGCACGCGTACGCCGTGGCCTACCTCCTGCGCGAGTGGGGCTGCCGCTGGTTCATGCCCACGGCGTTCGGCGAGTCGATCCCCGAGCAGCGCACGCTCAAGGTCGGCGCGCTCGACTACGCCTACGGCTCGCCCTTCGAGGTGCGTCGCTTCTGGATCGCGTGGAACGGCAGCACCGCAGGCGCCGACGACTTCTCGAGGCGCAACTTCTTCGGAGAGCGACGGGTCTCCGGCGGGCACACCCTCGAGAAGTACTTGAAGGACGTCGTGCCCCCGGAGAGGACGGCGCTGAATGGCCCTATCGCGGGTGAATTCCCGGCGAACTACGTCGCGGCGCAGGTCGCGCCGCTGTTCGCGAAGGGCCAGGATTTCTCGCTCGGGATGGACGACGGCACCTACGACCTCTACCAGCGGCGCGACCTCGAGCTCCGCGCGAACGTGCGCGACAAGTACGCCCTCTCGTACTCGGTGACCGACAACTTTCTCGACTTCTACAACCGCGTCAGCGAGCAGCTCTTGCGGAAATACCCGACGAGCCCATCGCGCATCGGGTTTCTTGCCTATTCGAACGCGACGATACCGCCTCAGCGCGACGTCGTCGCGGCGAAGCCGCTGTTCGTCAGCCTGGCGCCCATCGACATCGACCCCGTGCACGCGCTGGACGACCCGCGCGCCCCCGCGCGGCAGGAGTACCGCGACATGCTCCGGCGGTGGGTGAAGGTCATGGATGGCCGCGTGACCATCTACGACTACGACCAGAGCATGATCGTCTGGCGCGACGTGCCGAACCCGTCGATCCAGGCCTTCCGGCGCGACGCGAAGACCCTGGCGCGCGAGGGCGCGCTCGGCGTCGACACCGAGAGCCGGAGCGCGATCGCGACGACGTTCTTCAACCTCTACCTTCGCGGGCAGCTCCTCTGGAACCCCGAGGCGGACGTCGACGAGCTGCTCCGCGATTTCTACGCGCGCTTCTACGGGCCCGCCGCGTCGGCGATGTCGCAGTATTGGGGAGAGATCCTGGGGGCGTGGGAGCGATCGATCGTCACCGAGCACCACCACTTCGCGATCCCCGCCCTCTACCCGCGGCCGCTCATCGCGCGGCTCCGCCGCCACCTCGAGGCCGCCGAGGCGGCGCTCCGCGGCGCCGAGAAGACCGGTCGCGACGCCCCCCAATACGCCGAGCGGCTGCGCTTCACGCGGCTCGGCTTCGAGGTCCTCGACGGGTACACGTCGATGGTCGCGAGCGTGGCGACCGACGCCGACTACGTGGCCGGCGTCGCGGCCGGCGCCCGAGGGCTCGCCGCACGGCAGGCGCTCGCGCAGATGAACCCCACGTTCGTGAACACCAAGATGGGCGAGAGCACCGCCGCCTGGTGGACCGGCGAGGTCGAACAGTACCGCGCGGTGCTCGCGCGGCTCGACGGCACGCGCGGCACGCTCGTGCAGAAGCTCCCGGTCGAGTGGGCGTTCCACCGCGATCCGCACGACACGGGCGTGATGCGCGGCTACGCGTACGAGCCCATCGACTTGGCCTACTGGACGGCGCACGCCGCATCGCAGACCCCCGAGACCCGAAAGGACTACCCCACGACCGAGTGGGAGCAGCTGCGGACCGATCTCTACGCGCAGGCGCAGGGCGTGCTCCACCCCGACTGGCAGAGCTACACGGGCTACCTGTGGTACCGCACCGAGCTCACGCTGACGGCGGAGCAGGCGAAGGGGCCGATCCGCGCGCTCTTCCCCGGCATCTTCAACGAGGGGTGGCTCTACGTGAACGGTGGGCTCGTGGGGTACCGCCTCCTCCCCGGCAGGTGGTGGACGACCGACTTCAGGTTCGAGTGGGAGGTCGACGTGAGCGCGGCGCTCAAGCCGGGCGTGAACACGATCGCGGTGCGCCTCTACAACCCGCACCACTTTGGCGGCATCTTTCGCCGCCCGGTGCTCTACCGGCCGCGGTGA